TACAGTAGATGATGGTAAATTATTTAATCATTATGCCAGAGACCAATGGGAAAATGAAATAATTAAAGAAGGGGACTACTTATTCGACAATAATATTATTCCAGATTATGCATTTAAAATTCTATCAGTATACCCCAAAGATGGCGAAATTACAACAAAAGAAACTATATATAAATTAAACACGCCTATTCAAAACGAAATTAAAAATGTTAAAAAAACGTATTTCGAAGAAATTATAGGACAAAATCAAGCTAAAAATAAATGCAAAATAATAATGAAATATTTGGAAAACCCTGAAATATTTGGAGAATGGTCTCCAAAAAACATATTATTCTATGGTCCGCCAGGCACTGGAAAAACCATGTTAGCGAGAGCGTTAGCATCTCAAACAGAAAGTAATTTAAAATTGATAAAGGCTACAGAGTTAATTGGAGAACATGTGGGAGATAGTTCCAAGGTTATAAAAAGATTATATGAGGAAGCTGCGACAAACAAACCGTGTATTATCTTTATTGATGAAATAGATGCTATAGCGTTAAGTAGGAATTACCAATCATTAAGAGGCGATGTATCCGAAGTTGTAAACGCTTTATTAACTGAATTAGATGGCATTCATGAAAATGAAGGGGTAATAACCATTGCAGCTACAAATAATCCAGATATGCTTGATTTAGCCGTTAGGAGCCGATTTGAGGAAGAAATATTATTTAAAATACCTGATGAAAAAGAACGATTGGAAATATTAAAAACATACTCTAAAAAATTACCTATAAAAGTTAAAGTGGATTTCAAAAAATACATTAAAAAAACAGAAG
The window above is part of the Methanococcus voltae PS genome. Proteins encoded here:
- a CDS encoding AAA family ATPase, which codes for MKNITFNSIKVKSNPQKIVEPSENNIGIKYVILEPVGFPIKINGENIKVTVDDGKLFNHYARDQWENEIIKEGDYLFDNNIIPDYAFKILSVYPKDGEITTKETIYKLNTPIQNEIKNVKKTYFEEIIGQNQAKNKCKIIMKYLENPEIFGEWSPKNILFYGPPGTGKTMLARALASQTESNLKLIKATELIGEHVGDSSKVIKRLYEEAATNKPCIIFIDEIDAIALSRNYQSLRGDVSEVVNALLTELDGIHENEGVITIAATNNPDMLDLAVRSRFEEEILFKIPDEKERLEILKTYSKKLPIKVKVDFKKYIKKTEGMNGRVLKEKLLKPLLHKAIIEDLDEISEKEFEEILNRLTNQNTKNIPSDLYS